A DNA window from Rhizobium sp. NXC14 contains the following coding sequences:
- a CDS encoding diguanylate cyclase, with the protein MAFQADFQRDGLGLRSGGLKILLVEDSRMFSAVLCHRFQTELGLAVKSCSSLKALRRELAEDGHGYTMAVVDLNLPDSPYGEALDCTIEHDIPAIVFTATFDLNTRNKIMERNVIDYVLKDNEFALDNLVATVRRAISNRKTRVLVVDDVVSVRQVLVDLLKAQQYLVVEASSGLEALAALEAYSDIELVVTDHHMPDMSGYELTRRIRHRFGSDRLRVIGVSSSNDRMLSASFLKAGASDFVYRPFVPEELQCRIANNAETLAQMRQLRAAAACDYLTGLYNRRYFYDNGPKLVNECLRLKVPSSVAILDIDHFKRLNDTYGHEIGDKVLKAVANRLFTIFDGSDNLLSRLGGEEFAILFPQMDSAAATKLCDEIRSDISRLKVTADDEELGVTISIGIAEIGSYETFENYLNAADQFLYMAKHRGRNQVYSDAKMTEEAAQ; encoded by the coding sequence GTGGCTTTTCAGGCGGATTTTCAGCGGGATGGGCTTGGGCTGCGTTCCGGCGGGCTCAAGATACTTCTGGTTGAAGATTCCCGGATGTTTTCCGCCGTGCTTTGTCATCGGTTCCAGACGGAACTTGGCCTTGCTGTCAAATCCTGCTCGTCGCTGAAAGCGCTTCGCAGGGAACTTGCCGAAGACGGTCACGGCTACACCATGGCCGTCGTTGATCTCAACCTGCCGGATTCGCCCTATGGCGAGGCGCTCGACTGTACGATCGAGCACGATATTCCAGCAATCGTCTTCACCGCCACGTTCGATCTCAACACGCGCAACAAGATCATGGAGCGCAATGTCATCGATTACGTGCTGAAAGACAATGAGTTCGCGCTCGACAATCTGGTCGCCACCGTCCGCCGTGCGATCTCCAACCGCAAAACCCGGGTGCTCGTCGTCGACGACGTGGTCTCGGTACGCCAGGTTCTCGTTGATCTCCTGAAGGCACAGCAATATCTGGTCGTCGAGGCAAGCTCGGGGCTCGAGGCGCTGGCGGCGCTCGAAGCCTATAGCGATATTGAACTCGTCGTCACCGATCATCACATGCCCGACATGAGCGGTTACGAGCTGACGCGGCGCATCCGCCATCGCTTCGGTTCAGACCGGTTACGCGTCATCGGCGTCTCCTCCTCCAACGATCGCATGCTGTCCGCGAGTTTCCTGAAAGCCGGCGCCAGCGATTTCGTCTATCGGCCCTTCGTGCCCGAGGAGCTTCAATGCCGCATCGCCAACAATGCGGAAACACTGGCGCAGATGCGCCAGTTGAGGGCCGCTGCAGCCTGTGACTATCTCACCGGCCTTTATAACCGCCGCTATTTCTACGACAATGGCCCGAAGCTGGTGAACGAATGCCTGCGGCTCAAAGTGCCAAGCTCGGTCGCCATTCTTGATATCGACCATTTCAAACGGCTGAACGACACATACGGCCACGAGATCGGCGACAAGGTGCTGAAGGCGGTTGCAAACAGGCTGTTCACGATCTTCGATGGCAGCGACAACCTGCTCTCGCGCCTCGGCGGCGAGGAGTTCGCCATCCTGTTCCCGCAGATGGATTCGGCCGCCGCCACCAAGCTCTGCGACGAGATCCGCTCGGATATTTCGCGGCTGAAGGTAACGGCCGACGACGAGGAACTCGGCGTCACCATCTCGATCGGGATTGCCGAAATCGGCAGTTACGAAACCTTCGAAAACTACCTCAACGCCGCCGACCAGTTCCTCTACATGGCCAAGCATCGCGGCCGCAACCAGGTCTATTCCGACGCCAAGATGACGGAGGAGGCGGCGCAGTAG
- a CDS encoding response regulator yields MAFLGISGMQYSGEMFAGARIIVAEDSNVFTSMISKRLKELFDIDVEICRNFEDLQFSYDKSSDPITLAISNINLPGAENGEALEYLVDLSIPTIVFTGTFHEGMRDKLIAKDIVDYILKDNIFAVDLLAESICRFLTNHRHHVLIVDDSATARALLSSRLKRYNFRVSTAENGAKALEILKSNRDIGLMITDYNMPDIDGFELTRRIRAHIGSHELRIIGVSSSSNRLLSARFLKAGGNDFMLRPFIDEEFYCRVNQNLDTLLQIQSMRKERAVA; encoded by the coding sequence ATGGCGTTTTTGGGTATTTCGGGGATGCAATATTCCGGAGAGATGTTTGCCGGCGCGCGTATTATCGTCGCGGAAGATTCAAACGTATTCACGTCGATGATCAGCAAACGTCTCAAGGAGTTGTTCGACATTGATGTCGAGATCTGCCGTAACTTCGAGGATCTGCAGTTTTCCTACGACAAATCGTCCGATCCGATCACGCTGGCGATTTCGAACATCAACCTGCCCGGTGCCGAAAACGGCGAAGCGCTGGAATATCTGGTTGACCTCTCCATCCCGACCATCGTCTTTACCGGCACCTTCCATGAGGGCATGCGCGACAAGCTGATCGCGAAGGATATTGTCGACTACATCCTCAAGGACAATATTTTCGCCGTCGACCTTCTGGCGGAGTCGATCTGCCGGTTCCTGACCAATCATCGCCATCACGTGCTGATCGTCGACGACAGCGCGACGGCGCGCGCCCTGCTGTCGAGCCGGCTGAAGCGCTATAATTTCCGAGTGAGCACCGCCGAAAATGGCGCCAAGGCGCTGGAGATCCTGAAGTCCAATCGCGACATCGGCCTGATGATCACCGATTACAATATGCCCGATATCGACGGCTTTGAACTGACGCGGCGCATCCGGGCCCATATCGGCTCGCACGAATTGCGCATCATCGGTGTTTCCTCGTCCTCGAACCGGCTGCTTTCGGCGCGGTTTCTGAAGGCCGGCGGCAACGATTTCATGCTGCGTCCCTTCATCGACGAGGAGTTCTACTGCCGCGTCAACCAAAATCTCGACACGCTGCTGCAGATCCAGTCCATGCGCAAGGAGCGGGCAGTTGCCTGA
- a CDS encoding DUF6428 family protein yields MNVIDNSKVHAEDINLGLLLTALAGDKDAPLVFYYDGRRVKPGYHITEVKAGQFSGLDCGANPEAWTEIFIQLLDIEEGDRTHLPAGRFYSIIRKVTEHVQLDGSAKLTFEVSDGVGPMQLYCAAMPVSRAGAVHVELSPRPASCKPRDRWLAEENKRAAACCGPPVAGSGCCA; encoded by the coding sequence ATGAACGTCATCGACAACTCGAAAGTTCATGCTGAGGACATCAATCTCGGCCTGTTGCTCACCGCGCTCGCCGGCGACAAGGACGCGCCACTGGTTTTCTATTACGACGGCCGGCGGGTGAAGCCGGGCTATCATATCACCGAGGTCAAGGCGGGCCAATTCTCGGGCCTCGATTGCGGCGCCAATCCCGAGGCATGGACTGAGATATTCATCCAGCTGTTAGATATCGAGGAAGGCGACCGCACACACCTGCCGGCCGGCAGGTTTTACTCCATCATCCGCAAGGTGACGGAGCATGTTCAACTCGACGGTTCAGCCAAATTGACCTTCGAGGTCAGCGACGGCGTGGGCCCGATGCAGCTTTATTGCGCGGCGATGCCGGTTTCGCGCGCCGGCGCAGTGCATGTCGAGTTGTCGCCGCGGCCGGCAAGCTGTAAGCCCCGCGACCGCTGGCTGGCGGAAGAAAACAAGAGAGCGGCGGCTTGCTGCGGACCGCCAGTGGCAGGGAGCGGTTGCTGCGCATAA
- a CDS encoding metalloregulator ArsR/SmtB family transcription factor, translated as MDQRQALAAFGALSQETRLHIIRMLVVSGPEGLAAGIIAERADVSPSNVSFHLKELERAGLITQQRESRSIIYTANYEALGGLIRFLMEDCCGGNTQICAPAVAIATCCASAIKEELQ; from the coding sequence ATGGATCAACGTCAAGCCCTCGCCGCCTTCGGCGCGCTTTCGCAGGAAACGCGCCTTCATATCATTCGCATGCTTGTCGTATCGGGTCCGGAGGGATTGGCAGCGGGCATCATCGCCGAAAGAGCGGATGTTTCGCCGTCCAACGTCTCCTTCCACTTGAAGGAGCTGGAGCGAGCTGGCCTGATAACCCAGCAGCGGGAATCCCGCTCCATCATCTACACCGCCAACTACGAAGCGCTTGGCGGCCTGATCCGTTTCCTGATGGAGGACTGTTGCGGCGGAAACACGCAAATCTGCGCGCCCGCCGTCGCCATCGCCACATGCTGTGCGTCTGCAATCAAGGAGGAACTGCAATGA
- a CDS encoding arsenate reductase ArsC — translation MTADRVYNVLFLCTANSSRSILAESILETEGKGRFRAYSAGSQPKGEVNPRALKELAALGYPSTGFRSKSWDEFAKPDAPEMDFIFTVCDTAHGEACPVWIGHPMTAHWGVEDPAAVEGSEVEKAHAFAQAARFLKNRIIAFLSLPLSSIDKLALEQHLRQIGGMEGTTAKPARDG, via the coding sequence ATGACCGCTGACCGTGTTTACAACGTGCTCTTTCTTTGCACCGCCAATTCGTCCCGCTCAATCCTGGCCGAATCCATCCTCGAGACCGAAGGCAAGGGCCGATTCAGGGCCTATTCCGCCGGCAGCCAGCCGAAGGGCGAGGTCAATCCCCGGGCGTTGAAGGAGCTTGCGGCACTGGGTTATCCCTCGACCGGCTTCCGCTCGAAGAGCTGGGACGAGTTCGCCAAGCCCGACGCACCGGAGATGGATTTCATCTTCACCGTCTGCGACACCGCCCACGGCGAAGCCTGCCCTGTCTGGATCGGCCATCCGATGACCGCTCACTGGGGCGTCGAGGATCCGGCCGCCGTCGAGGGCAGCGAGGTCGAGAAAGCCCACGCCTTCGCACAGGCCGCCCGCTTCCTCAAGAACCGGATCATTGCCTTCCTCAGCCTGCCGCTGTCGTCGATCGACAAGTTGGCACTGGAGCAGCACCTGCGCCAGATCGGCGGTATGGAAGGCACGACCGCGAAACCGGCGAGGGACGGCTGA